The Legionella sp. PATHC032 genome has a window encoding:
- the prpB gene encoding methylisocitrate lyase, whose product MSNFQYSQGKKLREALMKEKPLQVVGTINAYTALQAQKAGFHAIYLSGAGVANASYGLPDLGITTLNDVVEDAQRIMSAVDLPLLVDIDTGWGGAFSIARTIKEMIKAGVAAVHIEDQVQAKRCGHRPGKALVEKEEMIDRIKAAVDAKTDPDFVIMARTDALANEGLNTALERISAYIEAGADMIFFEGVRKLEEYQALTEQCNVPVLANITEFGVTPLFTLEELKEVGISLALYPLSAFRAMSAAAEKVYNTIRKNGTQKDILAEMQTREELYQVLNYHFYEDKLNELFMKEKTM is encoded by the coding sequence ATGTCAAATTTTCAATACAGCCAAGGAAAAAAGCTACGTGAAGCTTTAATGAAAGAAAAACCATTACAAGTTGTAGGAACAATAAATGCCTATACCGCTTTGCAAGCCCAAAAAGCAGGATTTCATGCCATTTATCTTTCAGGAGCAGGGGTGGCTAATGCCTCTTACGGCTTACCAGACCTGGGAATTACCACATTAAATGATGTAGTTGAAGACGCACAGCGCATCATGAGCGCGGTTGATTTGCCTTTACTTGTCGATATTGATACAGGGTGGGGTGGCGCTTTTAGCATCGCACGCACTATCAAGGAAATGATTAAAGCAGGGGTAGCCGCGGTTCATATTGAGGATCAGGTTCAAGCCAAGCGCTGTGGTCACCGCCCAGGTAAGGCACTGGTTGAAAAAGAAGAAATGATTGATCGCATTAAGGCCGCCGTGGATGCGAAAACCGATCCTGATTTTGTTATTATGGCAAGAACCGATGCCCTCGCTAATGAAGGTTTAAATACAGCGCTAGAGCGAATTAGTGCTTATATTGAAGCAGGGGCAGATATGATTTTCTTTGAGGGCGTGCGTAAACTTGAAGAATATCAGGCATTAACTGAGCAATGCAATGTTCCGGTATTGGCCAATATCACCGAATTTGGAGTCACTCCATTATTTACATTGGAAGAATTAAAAGAAGTGGGAATTAGCCTCGCCCTTTATCCTTTAAGTGCATTTCGGGCAATGAGTGCTGCCGCAGAAAAAGTTTATAACACAATCCGCAAAAACGGTACCCAAAAAGACATTCTGGCAGAGATGCAAACCCGCGAAGAGTTGTATCAGGTATTAAATTACCATTTTTACGAAGACAAGCTTAATGAACTCTTTATGAAAGAAAAAACAATGTGA
- a CDS encoding DUF421 domain-containing protein, which produces MWLDYLYKINSDPDLLYLFIRTFIIYVFAIFIIRVGNTRYNLETAFDYIFVFVIGAVLSRAINGNSTLLSAMAGSSLLIFLHWVFAISSFYSHSFGKLVKGKSVLLIQDGQLIWSALKRHQVTEEDLRQVCREKLNESDLTKVKEARLERTGRISFITYK; this is translated from the coding sequence ATGTGGCTTGACTACCTCTATAAGATTAATTCCGATCCAGACCTTTTATATCTTTTTATAAGAACTTTTATTATCTATGTTTTTGCCATTTTTATCATCCGTGTTGGCAATACCCGATACAACCTAGAAACAGCATTTGATTATATTTTTGTCTTTGTCATTGGTGCCGTATTAAGCCGTGCGATTAACGGCAACTCCACATTATTATCTGCAATGGCTGGAAGCAGTTTACTTATTTTTTTGCATTGGGTCTTTGCTATTTCCTCCTTTTACTCGCACAGCTTTGGAAAACTGGTTAAAGGAAAGTCCGTTCTATTAATACAAGATGGCCAGCTCATTTGGAGTGCTTTGAAAAGACATCAAGTGACTGAAGAAGATCTGAGGCAAGTCTGCAGGGAGAAATTAAACGAAAGCGATTTGACAAAGGTGAAAGAGGCGCGTTTGGAGAGAACAGGACGTATCAGTTTTATTACCTACAAATAA
- a CDS encoding GNAT family N-acetyltransferase: MLNKLTWLTGKAQEDWIEKILHLRQKIWPDYQRIKKDHILKLYSHYPLYQWLSHYNGEVVAIINSLPVAFHQSLDNLPQEGLNWILSHLEFTIPNPPNYLAAVSVTVNPAYQRLGLSKLLLNRLKASAQEAQYNALIVPARPSQKENYPLISIEDYLKWKKADNTIFDPWLRVHAQLGGKIAHPCQQSRMITANVAQWEQWLGHPLLQTGQYLVKSGLNPVIINKEEDVGIYIEANVWVIHDL; this comes from the coding sequence ATGCTCAATAAACTTACGTGGCTAACCGGCAAAGCGCAAGAAGACTGGATAGAGAAAATTTTACATTTGCGGCAAAAGATTTGGCCTGATTATCAACGCATTAAAAAAGACCATATTCTTAAGTTGTACAGTCATTATCCTTTATATCAGTGGCTATCTCACTATAATGGTGAGGTAGTTGCGATTATTAATTCGTTGCCTGTAGCATTTCATCAATCACTGGATAATTTGCCACAAGAAGGATTAAATTGGATCCTGTCTCATCTGGAATTTACAATACCCAACCCACCAAATTATCTTGCTGCTGTATCAGTGACTGTAAATCCAGCTTACCAAAGACTTGGTTTAAGCAAACTCTTATTGAATCGGTTAAAAGCAAGTGCACAAGAGGCTCAATATAATGCCCTAATAGTGCCAGCCAGACCTAGCCAAAAGGAAAACTACCCTCTTATTTCCATAGAGGATTATTTGAAGTGGAAAAAAGCGGATAATACTATTTTTGATCCTTGGTTAAGAGTTCATGCACAACTGGGAGGAAAAATAGCTCATCCATGTCAGCAATCACGCATGATCACAGCGAATGTTGCTCAGTGGGAGCAATGGCTCGGTCATCCATTGCTTCAAACTGGTCAATATCTTGTTAAAAGCGGATTAAATCCTGTAATTATCAATAAAGAAGAGGATGTCGGAATATACATTGAAGCAAATGTCTGGGTTATTCATGATTTGTAG